The following proteins are encoded in a genomic region of Thiomonas sp. X19:
- a CDS encoding DUF494 family protein → MFDILMYVYETYWHPEACPELGQLSRKLSAAGFENEEISDALDWLRGLEQAVAGSRTLGAPSDRSIRLYAQQELDCLGVDAVGYLNFLESAGTLQAHLREIVVERALATGIKQLPLEQLKTIVLMVFWRLDEEPDALILDELFVEADDRVVH, encoded by the coding sequence ATGTTCGACATCCTCATGTACGTCTACGAAACCTACTGGCACCCCGAGGCCTGCCCGGAGCTCGGCCAGTTGTCGCGCAAGCTGAGCGCCGCCGGTTTCGAGAACGAAGAAATCAGCGACGCCCTCGACTGGCTGCGTGGCCTGGAGCAGGCCGTCGCCGGCAGCCGCACCCTAGGCGCGCCCAGCGACCGATCCATCCGGCTGTACGCCCAGCAGGAACTCGACTGCCTGGGTGTGGACGCCGTGGGCTACCTGAACTTCCTCGAGTCCGCCGGGACGCTGCAGGCCCATCTGCGCGAAATCGTCGTGGAACGGGCTTTGGCCACCGGCATCAAACAACTGCCGCTGGAGCAGCTCAAGACCATCGTCCTGATGGTGTTCTGGCGCCTCGACGAAGAGCCCGACGCCCTCATCCTCGACGAGCTTTTCGTCGAAGCCGACGATCGGGTCGTGCATTAA
- the dprA gene encoding DNA-processing protein DprA, whose product MMGEAEFASWLRLLETPGVGGETARRLLAAFGLPEQVFAQSAASLERVVPAAVARALHGAPEAPLLDLIARTREWLREPQHHLLALGDTDYPPLLLQTADPPPLLYARGRLELLHSQHTLAIVGSRNPSAQGGRDAHDFARALSAAGVSIVSGMARGVDGQAHLGALQAAQEDADGAGSTIAVLGTGCDRVYPAAHRELAQRIAEHGLLLSEFPLGTAPARGNFPRRNRIISGLSRGVLVTEAAVHSGSLITARLAAEQGREVFAIPGSIHNPMSRGCHRLLRDGAKLVECVDDVLSELHWTAPQAQPAPTETNEAATQMQADLDAATPAARELLDALGYAILSFDELAARTGRSAQWLGEQLIELELQGRVARLPGARYQRIERA is encoded by the coding sequence ATGATGGGCGAGGCTGAGTTCGCGTCCTGGCTGCGGCTGCTGGAGACGCCGGGTGTCGGGGGCGAAACCGCGCGCCGCCTGCTGGCCGCCTTCGGCCTGCCCGAGCAGGTGTTCGCACAAAGCGCGGCGTCGCTCGAGCGCGTGGTGCCCGCAGCCGTGGCCCGTGCGCTGCACGGCGCACCCGAGGCGCCCCTGCTGGATCTCATCGCCCGCACCCGCGAGTGGCTGCGCGAGCCCCAGCACCATCTGCTGGCCCTGGGCGACACCGACTACCCGCCGTTGCTGCTGCAGACCGCCGACCCGCCGCCCCTGCTCTATGCCAGGGGTCGGCTGGAACTGCTCCACAGCCAACATACCCTCGCCATCGTCGGCAGCCGCAACCCTTCCGCGCAGGGCGGGCGCGACGCGCATGACTTCGCCCGCGCCCTCAGCGCCGCCGGCGTGAGCATCGTCTCCGGCATGGCGCGCGGGGTCGATGGCCAGGCGCATCTGGGAGCGCTGCAGGCCGCGCAGGAGGACGCTGACGGCGCCGGCTCCACCATCGCCGTGCTCGGCACCGGCTGCGACCGCGTCTATCCCGCAGCGCACCGCGAGCTGGCGCAGCGCATCGCGGAGCATGGCTTGCTGCTCTCCGAATTCCCCCTTGGCACCGCCCCGGCCCGCGGCAATTTCCCGCGCCGCAACCGCATCATCAGCGGGCTGTCCCGTGGCGTGCTCGTCACCGAAGCCGCAGTGCATTCCGGCTCGCTCATCACGGCCCGCCTGGCCGCCGAGCAGGGCCGCGAGGTGTTCGCCATTCCCGGCTCCATCCACAACCCCATGTCGCGCGGCTGCCATCGCCTGCTGCGCGACGGCGCCAAGCTGGTGGAGTGCGTGGACGACGTGTTGAGCGAGTTGCACTGGACCGCACCGCAGGCCCAGCCGGCGCCGACCGAAACGAATGAAGCCGCGACGCAGATGCAAGCGGACCTCGACGCGGCAACCCCCGCCGCGCGTGAATTGCTCGATGCCCTCGGCTACGCCATCCTGAGTTTCGACGAACTCGCCGCGCGCACCGGCCGCAGCGCCCAGTGGCTGGGGGAGCAGCTGATCGAACTCGAACTGCAAGGCCGCGTCGCCCGTCTGCCGGGCGCGCGCTACCAGCGCATCGAGCGCGCCTGA
- a CDS encoding LysM peptidoglycan-binding domain-containing protein → MQCKLINHVAVAGLLLWSAAALAQTGAATPSATAPGIGSLPNYPVAPPQLAQAQAAAQQGIPVSELAPNAPQRYTIKRGDTLWGISGRYLKKPWNWPTLWGMNLARIRNPHWIFPGQVLVLTIANGRATLALDNGQSVQGEAGIPTVTLEPHVISEALPPSGIPTLDPALIDSFLTRPLIVEPDELAKSPRIVALTPEHAMLSPGDRAYVRGPLGATTRFDVYRPGRPLLDPTTKKTIAYESEYLGAVELIRPPQGKDEVATVKVLSTVREMGVGDRLIAQPPRQFLNFMPHAPDKPVDGQIVSIYGDMRMAGKNSVVALNRGAEEGLERGDVLAILQGPREVTDTTLEDKPVIEIPARRIGLLMVFRTFHHVAYGLVLASDEPVVVADHVKQP, encoded by the coding sequence ATGCAATGCAAGCTCATCAACCACGTTGCCGTAGCAGGGCTCCTGCTGTGGTCCGCCGCGGCGCTCGCCCAGACGGGGGCAGCCACGCCCTCGGCAACCGCCCCCGGCATTGGGAGCTTGCCCAACTATCCCGTGGCGCCGCCGCAACTGGCGCAAGCCCAGGCTGCCGCGCAGCAAGGCATTCCCGTGTCGGAGCTGGCGCCCAATGCGCCGCAGCGCTACACCATCAAGCGTGGCGACACGCTTTGGGGCATTTCCGGCCGCTACCTGAAAAAACCCTGGAACTGGCCCACGCTGTGGGGCATGAATCTGGCGCGGATCCGCAACCCGCACTGGATTTTCCCCGGCCAGGTGCTCGTCCTGACCATCGCCAACGGGCGCGCAACCCTGGCGCTGGACAACGGCCAGAGCGTCCAAGGCGAGGCCGGCATACCCACCGTGACGCTGGAGCCGCATGTCATCAGCGAGGCGCTGCCGCCGTCCGGCATCCCCACGCTCGACCCGGCGCTGATCGACTCCTTCCTCACGCGCCCGCTCATCGTCGAGCCCGATGAACTCGCCAAGTCGCCGCGCATCGTTGCGCTGACGCCCGAGCATGCGATGCTCTCGCCCGGTGACCGCGCCTATGTGCGCGGCCCGCTGGGGGCCACCACCCGCTTCGACGTCTACCGGCCGGGGCGGCCGCTGCTCGACCCCACGACGAAGAAGACCATTGCCTACGAATCCGAATATCTCGGAGCGGTGGAATTGATCCGTCCGCCGCAGGGCAAGGACGAAGTGGCCACGGTCAAGGTGCTGTCCACCGTCCGCGAAATGGGCGTGGGCGACAGGCTCATCGCCCAGCCGCCACGCCAATTCCTCAACTTCATGCCGCATGCGCCAGACAAGCCCGTGGACGGGCAAATCGTCTCCATCTACGGTGATATGCGGATGGCCGGCAAGAACAGCGTGGTGGCCCTCAACCGCGGCGCCGAGGAGGGTCTGGAGCGCGGCGACGTGCTCGCCATCCTGCAAGGCCCGCGCGAGGTGACCGACACCACGCTGGAAGACAAGCCGGTGATCGAGATTCCGGCGCGCCGCATCGGCCTGCTGATGGTGTTCCGCACCTTCCACCATGTCGCCTACGGCCTGGTGCTGGCGTCCGACGAGCCGGTCGTGGTGGCCGATCACGTCAAGCAGCCTTGA